A genomic segment from Leptolyngbya boryana PCC 6306 encodes:
- a CDS encoding PspA/IM30 family protein → MGLFDRISRVVRSNVNDMVSKAEDPEKILEQAVIDMQEDLIQLRQAVAQAIASQKRTQQQYNQAQTESNNWQQRAQLALQKGDEGLAREALTRKKTHTETATALKTQLDTQTSQVDTLKRSLIALEGKISEAKTKKDMLKARASAAKAQEQLQGMVNNMGTNTAMAAFERMEDKVLQLEARSQAAAELAGADLESQFRALESGDVDLELEAMKQQMLAGSAQPQQSLPGTTAPQSQTTQAPNDAAVDAELEDLKKQLDNL, encoded by the coding sequence ATGGGATTATTTGACCGCATTAGCCGAGTTGTCCGCTCCAATGTCAACGACATGGTGAGCAAGGCAGAAGATCCAGAAAAAATTCTGGAGCAAGCCGTCATCGACATGCAGGAAGATTTGATTCAGCTTCGTCAAGCCGTGGCGCAAGCGATCGCTTCTCAAAAACGGACACAACAGCAATACAACCAAGCCCAAACTGAATCCAATAATTGGCAACAGCGGGCACAATTAGCGCTACAAAAAGGGGATGAAGGCTTAGCCCGTGAAGCATTGACCCGCAAGAAAACCCACACCGAAACCGCAACAGCGCTCAAAACCCAACTCGATACCCAAACGAGTCAAGTCGATACGCTTAAGCGGAGTCTGATCGCACTCGAAGGCAAAATTTCCGAGGCGAAGACGAAAAAAGACATGCTCAAAGCGCGTGCGAGTGCTGCCAAAGCGCAAGAGCAACTGCAAGGCATGGTTAACAACATGGGCACCAACACAGCAATGGCTGCGTTCGAGCGCATGGAAGACAAAGTATTACAGCTAGAAGCGCGATCACAAGCCGCCGCAGAATTGGCTGGAGCCGACTTAGAATCGCAATTCCGAGCACTCGAATCCGGCGATGTCGATCTCGAACTCGAAGCAATGAAACAACAAATGCTCGCAGGTTCAGCCCAACCCCAGCAATCGCTTCCCGGAACCACTGCGCCTCAGTCTCAGACAACTCAAGCACCCAATGATGCAGCCGTTGATGCAGAATTGGAAGACTTGAAGAAACAGTTAGATAACCTTTAG
- a CDS encoding Uma2 family endonuclease → MVQAQERRYSPEEYLELETEAEARSEYLDGEIIPMTGGTPNHNRIAKNVSQAVDSAIGDQDYESFMTDLRLWIPKQRIFTYPDVMVVKGSLEYLEKRKDTITNPLVIVEVLSDSTKNYDRGEKFEFYRTVESFQEYILIDQYKIHVEQFSKTGTRKWSLEEYEDENDTLAFTSIPFQMSLSAIYKKVEF, encoded by the coding sequence ATGGTGCAAGCACAAGAGCGACGATACTCGCCGGAAGAGTATTTAGAGCTAGAAACTGAAGCTGAGGCGAGAAGTGAATATCTTGACGGTGAGATTATCCCGATGACAGGCGGAACCCCAAATCATAATCGAATTGCAAAAAATGTGAGTCAAGCTGTGGACTCGGCAATTGGAGATCAAGATTATGAGTCGTTTATGACCGATTTGCGGCTCTGGATTCCCAAGCAGCGAATTTTCACGTATCCAGATGTGATGGTTGTGAAAGGATCGTTAGAGTATTTGGAAAAACGTAAGGATACGATTACAAATCCTTTGGTGATTGTGGAAGTGCTGTCAGACTCGACAAAAAACTACGATCGAGGTGAGAAGTTTGAGTTTTACAGAACGGTAGAAAGTTTTCAGGAGTACATTCTGATCGATCAGTACAAAATCCATGTTGAGCAATTCTCAAAAACCGGAACGCGAAAATGGAGTTTGGAAGAATACGAAGATGAAAATGATACGTTAGCATTTACTTCGATTCCGTTTCAGATGTCGCTATCGGCAATCTATAAGAAGGTGGAGTTTTAG
- a CDS encoding Uma2 family endonuclease, translating to MQALEKPISFDEFIAWYPENTGIRYELHNGVIVEMPKPRGRHSRASGDLAFDLGSAIRQAKLPYFIPKECIVKVLDQSGYEPDIIVLDEIAIVDEPRWERESVIERAASIRLIVEVVSTNWRDDYLTKLAGYEAFGIPEYWIVDYAALGGKRFIGDPKTPTLSIYTLDESGEYQFKQFRGNDLIESPTFPNLRLTAGEVLDR from the coding sequence ATGCAAGCACTTGAAAAACCGATTAGCTTTGATGAGTTCATCGCTTGGTATCCAGAGAATACCGGAATTCGCTACGAACTACACAATGGAGTGATTGTCGAGATGCCAAAGCCAAGAGGAAGGCATTCACGAGCCTCTGGTGATTTGGCGTTTGACTTGGGATCTGCAATTCGACAAGCAAAACTCCCCTACTTTATTCCCAAAGAATGCATTGTCAAAGTGCTAGATCAATCCGGATATGAGCCAGACATCATCGTACTAGACGAAATCGCGATCGTAGATGAACCCCGATGGGAACGAGAATCCGTCATCGAAAGAGCCGCCTCAATTCGTTTAATCGTCGAAGTAGTCAGCACCAATTGGCGAGATGATTATTTAACCAAACTTGCAGGGTATGAAGCGTTCGGAATTCCTGAGTATTGGATTGTAGACTATGCTGCACTCGGCGGAAAACGGTTCATTGGCGATCCGAAAACTCCAACACTTAGCATTTATACCTTGGATGAAAGCGGAGAATATCAATTCAAGCAATTTCGCGGCAATGATTTGATCGAATCTCCAACGTTTCCAAATTTGCGATTAACGGCTGGCGAAGTTCTCGATCGCTAA
- a CDS encoding transposase, with protein MLLLQRLTWQIAQGGIRQVSIGATRTEFDFANHIAHTIETDPEASWIFVLDQLNTHQSASLVRLVATCCQLDLDLGIKGKLGILHSMASRSAFLSDPTHRIRFVYVPKHTSWLNQIECWFSILTRRLIRRGNFTFTEDLKQQIRAFIRYFNCTMAKPFNWKFQGFEPKPH; from the coding sequence ATACTTCTGCTTCAACGCCTTACTTGGCAGATTGCACAGGGCGGCATCCGACAAGTTTCAATCGGTGCGACCCGCACCGAATTCGACTTTGCCAATCACATCGCACATACGATTGAGACTGACCCAGAAGCGAGTTGGATCTTTGTGCTGGATCAACTCAACACTCATCAATCTGCTTCCTTAGTTCGACTCGTGGCAACCTGTTGTCAGTTAGACCTGGATTTGGGTATCAAGGGTAAGTTGGGCATCCTACACTCGATGGCTTCACGTTCTGCTTTCCTGAGTGATCCAACCCATCGCATTCGCTTCGTCTACGTGCCCAAACATACCTCTTGGCTCAATCAAATTGAATGTTGGTTTAGTATTCTGACCAGACGACTGATTCGGCGCGGCAACTTCACTTTCACTGAGGATCTCAAGCAGCAGATTCGAGCCTTCATCCGGTACTTCAATTGCACGATGGCAAAGCCGTTCAACTGGAAGTTTCAGGGCTTTGAGCCGAAGCCCCACTAA
- a CDS encoding phosphatase PAP2 family protein — translation MFNFDVKQFLQAFLEFLKHLLAARRGALLMLLIGVLLPLLIFGELAEDVWENQGGFPWDVPILLAVHSVNNPWLDAIATFLTKLGVFWGVFPVAIGVGVFLLFRRWWYALAYLITTLTGSIVINRTAKLLLHRVRPHLWQSPAPEFDYGFPSGHAMSSMTFVTVLIILTWQTKWRWWVLLLGGLFVLMIAWTRLYLGVHYPSDILAGWLISIAWAIGVSLLINPQRRNVSLQSR, via the coding sequence ATGTTCAATTTTGATGTCAAGCAATTTCTCCAAGCTTTTCTAGAATTTCTCAAGCACTTGCTAGCTGCTCGCCGTGGCGCGTTACTCATGCTACTCATTGGCGTGTTACTGCCCCTATTGATTTTTGGAGAGCTAGCAGAGGATGTGTGGGAAAATCAGGGTGGCTTTCCGTGGGACGTGCCGATTCTGCTGGCAGTCCATTCAGTAAACAATCCCTGGCTTGATGCGATCGCAACTTTTCTGACAAAGCTAGGAGTCTTTTGGGGAGTGTTTCCGGTTGCGATCGGAGTCGGGGTGTTTTTGCTGTTTCGACGATGGTGGTATGCACTTGCATATCTGATCACAACTTTAACAGGCAGTATTGTGATCAACCGAACTGCAAAATTGCTTTTACATCGTGTCCGTCCGCATTTGTGGCAGTCGCCTGCACCAGAATTTGACTACGGATTTCCCAGTGGACACGCTATGTCAAGTATGACGTTTGTGACAGTACTGATCATTCTAACTTGGCAAACAAAATGGCGCTGGTGGGTATTGCTGCTAGGAGGCTTATTTGTCCTGATGATCGCGTGGACTCGTCTCTATCTTGGTGTTCATTATCCGAGCGATATCCTAGCAGGTTGGCTTATCTCGATCGCTTGGGCAATCGGCGTGAGCTTACTGATTAATCCACAACGGCGGAATGTTTCTCTACAATCTCGCTGA